In Anoplopoma fimbria isolate UVic2021 breed Golden Eagle Sablefish chromosome 22, Afim_UVic_2022, whole genome shotgun sequence, a genomic segment contains:
- the fbxo3 gene encoding F-box only protein 3, which produces MAANAQLRVDQLPADPLLHVLSLLGFRDLISCSYVSRRLNDLSKHNPLWRSLCSTHWLLTDADRLQSGVSWYCLFKQYYTDLGRYMQYYPALKRAWEQLKVFLQLRCPRMIASLKEGATEVELNDIEAQIGCRLPDDYRCSYRIHNGQKLVIPGLMGSMSLSNHYRSEVLLDVETAAGGFQQRKGMRRCLPLTFCFHTGLSQYMALEPAEGRRMYESFYPCPDQTAQDPSAIDMFITGSSFFEWFTVYVQDVVTGEYPIIRDQIFRYVHEKGCEETTGDITVSVSTSFLPELSSVHPPHFFFTYRIRIEMSSSASPEAACQLDSRYWKITTSDGNVEEVQGPGVVGEFPVMTPGKVHEYASCTTFSTPTEFMEGHYTFHRLANKEEVFHVAIPRFHMICPPFREPLVRTQKAAASYPPRLDDHDHDDEFCDGDGDDFGDLRGINMAALEGAWCPRHI; this is translated from the exons ATGGCGGCTAACGCGCAGCTCCGCGTGGACCAGCTGCCCGCGGACCCGCTGCTGCACGTGCTGTCCCTGCTGGGCTTCAGAGACCTCATCAG ttgtagttATGTCAGCAGGAGGCTCAATGATCTGTCCAAACACAACCCTCTGTGGAGGTCTCTCTGCTCCACACACTGGCTGCTGACGGA tgctGACCGGCTGCAGAGCGGCGTGTCCTGGTACTGCCTCTTCAAGCAGTACTACACAGACCTGGGCCGCTACATGCAGTACTACCCGGCTCTGAAGAGGGCCTGGGAGCAGCTGAAGGTCTTCCTGCAGCTGAGGTGTCCTCGCATGATCGCCTCGCTCAAAG AGGGCGCCACAGAGGTGGAGCTTAACGACATCGAGGCTCAGATCGGCTGCAGACTTCCAGACGACTACCGCTGCTCGTACCGGATCCACAACGGACAGAAGCTGGTGATCCCGGG gCTGATGGGCAGCATGTCCCTGTCTAACCACTACCGGTCTGAGGTGCTTCTGGACGTGGAGACGGCGGCGGGAGGTTTCCAGCAGAGGAAGGGGATGAGACGCTGCCTCCCGCTGACCTTCTGCTTCCACACCGGACTCAGTCAGTACATGGCCCTGGAGCCGGCGGAGGGGCGCCGGATGTACGAGAGCTTCTACCCCTGCCCC GATCAGACGGCTCAGGACCCGTCAGCCATCGACATGTTCATCACAG gttcCTCCTTCTTTGAGTGGTTCACGGTGTACGTCCAGGACGTGGTCACTGGAGAGTACCCCATCATCAGAGACCAGATCTTCAG gTACGTCCATGAGAAAGGCTGTGAGGAGACGACCGGTGACATCAccgtctctgtctctacctccTTCCTCCCTGAACTGTCCTCCGTCCACCCACCACACTTCTTCTTCACCTACCGCATCAG gaTAGAGATGTCCAGCAGTGCGTCTCCAGAAGCTGCCTGTCAGCTGGACAGTCGTTACTGGAAGATCACGACCTCTGATGGGAACGTGGAGGAGGTTCAGGGTCCCGGCGTCGTCGG agagtttCCTGTCATGACACCCGGTAAAGTGCACGAGTACGCCAGCTGCACCACCTTCTCCACCCCGACAGAGTTCATGGAGGGTCACTACACCTTCCACAGACTGG CCAATAAGGAGGAAGTGTTCCACGTGGCGATTCCTCGGTTCCACATGATCTGCCCTCCGTTCAGAGAGCCGCTGGTCCGAACG CAGAAGGCGGCGGCGAGTTACCCGCCTCGCTTAGACGACCACGACCACGACGACGAGTTCTGTGACGGAGACGGCGACGACTTCGGAGACCTGCGAGGAATCAACATGGCCGCCCTGGAGGGAGCGTGGTGCCCCCGACACATCTGA